A genomic stretch from Chryseobacterium sp. SNU WT5 includes:
- a CDS encoding TonB-dependent receptor domain-containing protein: protein MNTLLKSIFVFSLLFSSVLYAQTITKSTFMVKGDCSMCKERIESTVKKTGAKTANWNPETQQLEIEFDSAKISADQILKNIAAVGHDNEKYTASDAVYEQLPDCCHYERTPSFLKNEIAKQPLKNKNQFFVRGNCGSCKVRIEKAAASAGADSSTWDADTQTVTLNFDPAKTSSDLILQKIAEAGHDNEKFTAKTDTYDKLPGCCLYDRELPLGVKSDLVHHEEAPTPKKDFSQNSDHFDKSIEEVRLTKWSDPTALSKKETGLTFNIGKKELLKAACCNLSESFETNATVDVSFSNAVTGTKQLKMLGLDQKYTSLTKELLPSIRGLAAPYGLNLIPGRWIGGIQLTKGGSTVVNGYESITGQINTELLKFNEKPETAVNLFADIHGRVETNITSTSQLNEHWNQSVLLHGNATLAKTDSNNDGFLDQPTGNQINATYLLNYNDLEDSGLGTHFGISFVKDDRFGGQTAFNKKIDRSQQNAYGVGIDLSRFEIWNKTGYVFKDKPYQSIGWMNQFTTHQQDSFFGNRNYWGNQYTFYSNLVFESIIGNTNNKFKTGASFLYDQYDEDYLTQNYKRTETAPGLFFEYTLTGLKYTLVAGVRTDFHNLAGTQFTPRLNFKYDVSPKTILRLSAGRGFRTANIFAESQQYFASNRTIDVLGNNGKIYDLKPEIAWNYGASLQQEFRLFNRKATLVADFFRTDFQDQVLADLDISPQKLVFYNLAGKSFANSFQTQLDLTPARNLEVRLAYKYYDVQADFIGGKREIPFMAKNRGFFNASYATNKTDKDAFWNFDATLQLIGQQKLPNLNSNPLSYQIPEYSKSYATLNAQISRSFNKNIRAYIGGENLTGHTQKDAIIDVQNPFGSYFDAGMVYAPVMGANVYVGLDFSF from the coding sequence ATGAACACTTTATTAAAAAGTATTTTTGTATTTTCTCTTCTCTTTTCTTCTGTTCTATACGCTCAAACCATTACCAAATCTACCTTTATGGTTAAAGGAGATTGTAGTATGTGCAAAGAAAGGATTGAAAGCACCGTGAAAAAGACAGGTGCAAAAACAGCAAACTGGAATCCTGAGACCCAGCAACTTGAAATTGAATTCGATTCTGCAAAAATATCTGCAGATCAAATCTTAAAAAATATCGCTGCTGTTGGACACGATAATGAAAAATACACGGCCTCTGATGCGGTGTATGAGCAACTACCCGATTGTTGCCATTACGAAAGAACTCCTTCATTTCTGAAAAATGAAATTGCAAAGCAACCTTTAAAAAATAAAAATCAGTTTTTCGTTCGCGGTAATTGCGGTTCATGTAAAGTACGCATCGAAAAAGCAGCTGCGAGTGCTGGAGCAGATTCATCAACCTGGGATGCAGATACGCAAACGGTAACATTGAACTTTGATCCTGCAAAAACTTCGTCAGATTTAATTTTGCAAAAAATCGCAGAGGCTGGTCATGACAACGAAAAGTTCACTGCAAAAACTGATACTTACGACAAGCTCCCAGGATGTTGTTTGTATGACCGGGAACTACCTTTAGGAGTGAAAAGTGATTTAGTTCATCATGAAGAAGCGCCGACTCCCAAAAAAGATTTCTCTCAAAATTCTGATCATTTCGATAAATCAATTGAAGAAGTACGTTTAACAAAATGGTCAGACCCAACCGCTTTAAGTAAAAAAGAAACAGGCTTAACCTTTAATATTGGTAAGAAAGAACTACTGAAAGCGGCCTGTTGTAACTTATCTGAAAGTTTTGAAACCAACGCTACTGTAGATGTGTCGTTTAGTAATGCTGTAACGGGAACTAAACAGCTGAAAATGCTGGGGTTAGATCAAAAATACACTTCTTTGACCAAAGAACTTTTGCCCTCTATTCGTGGTCTTGCCGCTCCATATGGTTTAAATTTAATTCCCGGAAGATGGATTGGAGGTATTCAGTTAACAAAAGGAGGAAGCACCGTGGTTAATGGTTACGAAAGTATTACCGGACAAATTAATACGGAACTTTTGAAATTTAACGAAAAACCCGAGACGGCGGTAAATCTCTTTGCCGACATTCATGGAAGAGTTGAGACCAATATCACTTCCACGTCACAACTTAATGAACACTGGAATCAATCGGTCTTATTACATGGCAATGCCACTTTAGCAAAGACAGATTCAAATAACGATGGATTTTTGGATCAACCGACAGGAAACCAAATCAACGCGACGTATCTTTTAAATTACAACGATTTAGAAGACTCAGGATTAGGAACACATTTCGGAATTAGCTTTGTTAAAGATGACCGTTTTGGCGGACAAACTGCTTTTAATAAAAAAATAGACCGCTCCCAGCAAAATGCTTATGGTGTTGGAATTGACCTCTCGCGATTTGAAATCTGGAATAAAACAGGGTACGTATTTAAAGACAAACCATATCAGAGCATTGGCTGGATGAATCAATTCACGACCCACCAACAAGACAGTTTCTTCGGAAATAGAAATTATTGGGGCAATCAATACACTTTTTACTCCAATTTAGTTTTTGAAAGTATTATTGGAAATACAAACAATAAATTCAAAACAGGCGCTAGCTTCTTATATGATCAATATGATGAAGATTATCTTACGCAAAATTACAAAAGGACCGAAACCGCTCCCGGACTCTTCTTTGAATATACATTAACAGGGCTAAAATATACTTTAGTTGCCGGCGTGAGAACAGATTTTCATAATTTAGCAGGAACCCAGTTCACTCCAAGATTAAACTTTAAATATGATGTTTCGCCCAAAACAATTCTTCGCCTGTCTGCCGGAAGAGGATTTCGAACAGCTAATATTTTCGCAGAAAGCCAACAATACTTTGCTTCTAACAGGACCATTGATGTTTTAGGTAACAATGGAAAAATCTATGATTTGAAACCCGAAATTGCCTGGAATTATGGTGCAAGTCTGCAGCAGGAATTTAGATTATTTAATAGAAAAGCCACGTTAGTTGCAGATTTCTTTAGAACTGACTTTCAGGATCAGGTTTTGGCAGACTTGGATATTTCCCCGCAGAAACTTGTATTTTATAACCTCGCAGGGAAATCTTTTGCCAATAGTTTTCAAACCCAGTTAGACCTTACCCCAGCCAGAAATCTAGAAGTAAGATTAGCCTACAAGTACTATGATGTACAGGCAGACTTTATTGGAGGAAAACGTGAGATTCCTTTTATGGCCAAAAACAGAGGCTTCTTCAATGCCTCGTACGCCACAAATAAAACAGATAAAGATGCATTCTGGAATTTTGATGCTACGCTTCAGCTTATTGGTCAGCAGAAATTACCCAATCTTAATTCCAACCCTTTATCATACCAAATACCAGAGTATTCAAAAAGCTACGCAACGCTGAACGCACAGATTTCCAGAAGCTTTAATAAAAATATTCGTGCTTATATTGGTGGTGAAAATCTAACTGGACATACTCAAAAGGATGCGATCATCGACGTACAAAATCCCTTCGGAAGTTACTTTGATGCAGGAATGGTTTATGCCCCGGTTATGGGAGCAAATGTATATGTTGGTCTAGATTTCTCCTTTTAA
- the msrB gene encoding peptide-methionine (R)-S-oxide reductase MsrB, translated as MCTQVKPPEKSNLMDNSTTTKNNPYYSRTDRTKLNVPNSEWKKILPEEVYAVAREAATERPGTGKYNVYDELGEYYCAVCGNHLFRSDAKFSSTCGWPSFFEADKEGTSYNRDSTLGMERIEVVCKRCDSHLGHVFNDGPPPTGTRYCMNSVSLEFVPDSKTK; from the coding sequence ATGTGTACTCAAGTCAAACCACCCGAAAAATCAAATTTAATGGACAATTCAACAACTACAAAAAACAATCCATACTACTCCAGGACAGACCGAACTAAACTGAATGTGCCAAACTCTGAATGGAAGAAAATATTACCGGAAGAAGTGTATGCTGTCGCTAGAGAAGCAGCAACTGAAAGGCCTGGTACCGGCAAATATAATGTTTATGATGAATTGGGCGAGTATTACTGTGCAGTTTGCGGCAATCATTTATTTCGTTCAGATGCTAAATTTTCTTCCACTTGTGGGTGGCCTAGCTTCTTCGAAGCTGACAAGGAAGGAACTTCCTATAACCGGGATTCTACCCTCGGAATGGAAAGGATTGAAGTTGTTTGTAAAAGATGCGACTCGCATTTAGGACACGTTTTCAATGATGGTCCACCGCCAACTGGAACTAGGTACTGTATGAATTCTGTTAGTTTGGAATTCGTGCCGGATTCTAAAACTAAATAA
- a CDS encoding DUF445 domain-containing protein, whose translation MNDLEKRIQLKKYKMFATGLFVSMAVIFVVMTILAKNNPAHWIGYIRAFSEAAMVGALADWFAVTALFNYPLGIKIPHTNLIENSKERIGDNLGNFVVDNFLSPQNIRPYIQKIKISNFVGDWLSTEKNQENLMKELSNIVLDILNKLDDAAVINFIGKKAKEMSDDLKFNQIIGNGLEYVLDKKDHQRFITNLSKQIKDYVLNNQDLVKQRVKSESFFLVPKFVDDGIADKISKGLSKYFEEVELDENHPLRNEITAKLYLFSKEIKTEEKWAEEFKTIKNDFLKEEKIQKYAADIWNSIKQSLSKELEEENSALKNYIRKNLAELSTNLKTDEKFQNKIDHWVRLTAYKYILKNTHQFGDLISSTVGNWEGKELSEKLELEVGKDLQFIRVNGTIVGGLVGLVIYTVTEFFI comes from the coding sequence ATGAATGATCTAGAAAAAAGGATACAATTAAAGAAGTACAAAATGTTTGCCACAGGACTTTTCGTTTCGATGGCTGTAATTTTTGTAGTAATGACTATTTTAGCCAAGAACAACCCTGCCCACTGGATTGGTTACATCCGTGCTTTTTCTGAGGCTGCGATGGTTGGTGCTTTGGCAGACTGGTTCGCAGTAACCGCTCTTTTTAATTATCCATTAGGAATAAAAATTCCGCATACCAACTTAATTGAAAACAGTAAAGAAAGGATCGGTGATAATCTGGGAAATTTTGTAGTCGACAATTTTCTTTCTCCTCAGAACATTCGTCCCTATATTCAAAAAATAAAAATCTCCAATTTTGTTGGCGACTGGCTTTCAACGGAAAAAAATCAAGAAAATTTAATGAAAGAACTTTCCAATATCGTATTGGACATTTTGAATAAATTAGATGATGCCGCGGTCATTAATTTCATTGGTAAGAAAGCTAAGGAAATGTCTGATGATTTAAAGTTTAACCAGATCATAGGGAATGGGCTCGAGTACGTTTTAGATAAGAAAGACCATCAGCGTTTCATCACCAATCTCTCCAAACAAATTAAAGATTATGTTCTGAACAATCAAGACCTGGTAAAACAAAGAGTGAAGAGCGAAAGCTTTTTTCTGGTTCCTAAATTTGTAGATGATGGTATTGCGGATAAAATTAGCAAAGGACTTTCTAAATATTTTGAAGAAGTAGAACTGGATGAAAACCATCCCTTGAGAAATGAAATCACCGCAAAACTCTATTTATTTTCTAAAGAAATTAAAACGGAAGAAAAGTGGGCAGAAGAGTTTAAAACTATTAAAAATGATTTCCTAAAAGAAGAGAAAATTCAAAAATACGCTGCAGATATCTGGAACTCTATCAAACAATCGTTATCCAAAGAATTAGAAGAAGAAAATTCTGCTTTAAAAAATTATATTCGTAAAAATTTAGCTGAATTATCTACTAACTTAAAAACGGATGAAAAATTCCAGAACAAAATAGACCATTGGGTTCGGTTAACTGCTTATAAATACATCTTGAAAAACACGCATCAATTTGGTGATCTAATTAGTTCCACGGTCGGAAATTGGGAAGGAAAAGAACTCAGCGAAAAACTGGAACTGGAAGTCGGAAAAGATTTGCAGTTTATCCGCGTGAATGGAACAATTGTCGGTGGATTAGTTGGATTGGTGATTTATACGGTGACAGAGTTTTTTATATAA
- a CDS encoding quinone-dependent dihydroorotate dehydrogenase: MYKSIIRPILFKFDPEEVHYFTFSVLKKFPFIAKTFLPKPIEDQRLEREVFGLKFKNPVGLAAGFDKDAKMFNELSDLGFGFIEIGTLTPTAQDGNPKKRLFRLKEDSAIINRMGFNNGGVDAAVERLKKNKNVLIGGNIGKNKITPNEDAVNDYISCFEKLFDHVDYFVVNVSSPNTPNLRELQDKEPLTKLLGTLQELNLTKKNPKPILLKIAPDLTNSQLLDIIEIIKETQIAGVIATNTTLSREHLSSENKKETGGLSGKPLTKRSTEVIRFLSQKSGKAFPIIGVGGIHSAEDALEKLEAGASLVQLYTGFIYEGPELIREINEKILESL; the protein is encoded by the coding sequence ATGTACAAATCCATCATTCGTCCCATTTTATTTAAATTTGATCCAGAAGAAGTTCATTATTTTACTTTTTCAGTACTAAAGAAGTTTCCTTTTATAGCCAAGACCTTTCTTCCGAAACCAATTGAAGATCAAAGATTAGAAAGAGAAGTTTTTGGTTTGAAATTTAAAAATCCGGTTGGGCTGGCAGCAGGTTTCGATAAGGATGCGAAAATGTTCAATGAACTTTCTGATTTAGGATTCGGATTTATAGAAATTGGAACTTTAACTCCCACAGCTCAAGACGGAAACCCTAAAAAACGATTATTTCGTTTAAAAGAAGATTCAGCAATCATCAACCGAATGGGTTTCAATAATGGTGGAGTGGATGCTGCAGTTGAACGATTGAAGAAAAATAAGAACGTTCTTATCGGTGGAAATATCGGTAAGAATAAAATCACTCCTAACGAAGATGCAGTAAATGATTATATCAGCTGTTTTGAGAAATTATTTGATCACGTTGATTATTTTGTAGTGAATGTAAGTTCACCAAATACACCAAATCTGCGTGAACTTCAGGATAAAGAACCTTTAACAAAACTGCTCGGGACTTTGCAAGAATTAAATCTGACAAAGAAAAATCCAAAACCGATTCTCTTAAAGATTGCGCCGGATTTAACGAATAGCCAACTTTTGGACATTATTGAGATTATCAAAGAAACCCAAATTGCGGGGGTAATCGCGACAAATACTACCCTTTCTAGAGAGCATTTAAGTTCTGAAAATAAAAAAGAAACCGGCGGACTTTCAGGGAAGCCTTTAACAAAACGCTCTACAGAAGTTATCAGATTTCTCTCCCAGAAAAGTGGCAAAGCATTCCCAATTATTGGAGTAGGCGGCATTCATTCTGCCGAAGATGCTTTAGAAAAATTAGAAGCAGGCGCAAGTTTAGTTCAACTTTATACTGGATTTATTTACGAAGGACCGGAATTGATTCGAGAAATTAATGAAAAGATTTTAGAAAGTTTATGA
- a CDS encoding TrkH family potassium uptake protein has translation MWNNKLNLFSFYTSLLAVLIMIVETGFFEEFLFRSQFIYFYDFSFILTLFNILHYNFHKKSPATKKIWPLEILVTTLIIVYYLARFEYNFSQTRNFQFFNLRLLYVLIILCFVRDFSSLHINFKRTFINPAQLFILSFLSIILVGAVLLMMPHATVNGIKPLDALFTATSAVCVTGLIVLDTSKDFTLFGKVIILSLIQIGGLGIMTFASYFSYFFRGGASYENQLSLGEMTSSDKLGEVFNTLKRIIIITVIIEALGAVFIYSSLDLSLVGGSINKGIFFSIFHAISAFCNAGFSTLSGNLYEPGYQFNYGLHFTIASLFIFGGLGFPIVYNVYTYVKHLIRNLIRSLFSKEKFHHTPWVINLNSRIILVTTFSLLIFGTVTIFLFEHDGALKSHSNFGAWVEAFFISANNRTAGFNTVDVSLISAPTLMICIFLMWIGASPASTGGGIKTSTFAIAVLNIISLAKGKQRTEIFRREIGQHSISRAFAIIGLSLIVLGIGIFLLVIVEPEKDLMSLAFEAFSAYSTVGLSINITPSLSLVGKIIIISIMFIGRVSMFSLLIAMMKKEKYYNYRYPKEEILIN, from the coding sequence ATGTGGAATAACAAACTAAATCTTTTCTCTTTTTACACGAGTCTTTTAGCCGTGTTAATCATGATTGTCGAAACTGGCTTTTTCGAAGAATTTCTGTTTCGAAGCCAATTTATTTATTTCTATGATTTTAGCTTTATTCTTACGCTGTTTAATATCTTACACTACAATTTCCATAAAAAAAGTCCTGCCACTAAGAAAATATGGCCGTTGGAAATTCTCGTAACGACTTTAATAATTGTTTATTATTTGGCTCGTTTTGAGTATAATTTCTCCCAAACCCGCAACTTTCAGTTTTTTAATCTCCGGCTGTTATATGTTCTGATTATTCTCTGTTTCGTGCGTGATTTCTCCAGTTTGCACATTAATTTTAAGAGGACTTTTATCAATCCTGCTCAGCTTTTTATCTTGAGTTTTCTTTCCATCATTTTGGTTGGCGCAGTATTACTTATGATGCCCCATGCGACGGTTAACGGCATCAAACCTTTGGATGCACTGTTCACTGCGACCAGTGCGGTATGTGTTACAGGGCTAATTGTTTTGGATACTTCTAAAGATTTCACCCTGTTTGGAAAGGTTATTATCCTCTCACTTATTCAGATCGGCGGTTTAGGAATTATGACTTTCGCGAGTTATTTCAGTTACTTTTTTCGCGGTGGTGCCTCTTATGAAAACCAGCTTAGTTTAGGAGAAATGACGAGTTCTGATAAATTAGGGGAAGTCTTCAATACTTTAAAAAGAATTATTATCATCACCGTGATCATAGAAGCTTTAGGTGCTGTTTTTATTTATTCTTCGCTTGATCTATCTTTAGTCGGGGGATCGATCAACAAAGGAATTTTCTTTTCTATATTCCATGCTATTTCTGCTTTTTGTAACGCGGGCTTTTCTACCCTAAGCGGCAATTTATATGAGCCCGGTTATCAATTTAATTACGGATTGCATTTTACGATTGCTTCTTTGTTTATTTTCGGAGGCTTAGGATTTCCAATTGTTTATAATGTATATACTTATGTGAAACATCTTATTAGAAATCTTATTCGTTCCTTATTTTCCAAAGAGAAATTTCATCATACGCCTTGGGTCATCAATTTGAATTCCAGAATAATATTAGTAACCACTTTTTCTTTGTTAATCTTCGGAACAGTAACCATTTTCCTGTTCGAGCATGATGGCGCTTTGAAAAGCCATTCCAACTTTGGTGCTTGGGTAGAAGCATTTTTTATATCCGCAAATAATAGAACTGCAGGATTTAATACGGTAGACGTTTCACTGATATCTGCACCTACATTGATGATCTGTATATTTTTAATGTGGATTGGTGCATCACCAGCTTCTACAGGAGGAGGAATTAAAACAAGTACTTTCGCAATCGCTGTGTTAAATATTATCAGTCTCGCAAAAGGCAAGCAAAGAACAGAAATATTTCGTCGGGAAATTGGGCAGCACTCTATAAGTAGAGCTTTTGCAATTATTGGACTATCCTTAATTGTTTTAGGAATTGGAATTTTCTTATTGGTTATTGTAGAACCAGAGAAAGATTTAATGAGTTTGGCTTTTGAAGCTTTTTCAGCCTACTCTACTGTTGGTTTGAGCATCAATATAACACCTTCTCTATCACTTGTCGGAAAAATTATTATCATTTCAATTATGTTTATTGGAAGAGTGAGTATGTTTTCTTTATTAATTGCTATGATGAAGAAAGAGAAATACTATAATTATCGGTATCCCAAAGAGGAAATCTTAATCAATTAA
- a CDS encoding potassium channel family protein, which produces MKYIVIGMGNFGLSLAEKLTKLGNEVIGIDNSMAKVEAVKEKISHAICLDATDEYTMNGLPFKDTDIVIIAIGEDTGANIMATAMVKKLHPNRIISRAITPIHETILEAMDVETIIHPEDESAERWAKKLSLKGMVDSFELSINYSIAEIAIPDKLIGKTIEQVAFRNNYNLVCVTIIKKIADKNIFGKIKRINQIQGVVTTDTVLESADILVIYGENEDIKKFIKEN; this is translated from the coding sequence ATGAAATATATTGTTATCGGTATGGGGAATTTTGGACTTTCACTTGCTGAAAAACTAACTAAATTAGGTAATGAAGTTATCGGTATCGATAATAGCATGGCTAAAGTGGAAGCAGTGAAAGAAAAGATCTCTCATGCAATTTGTTTGGATGCTACAGATGAATATACCATGAACGGTCTCCCTTTCAAAGATACTGATATCGTGATCATCGCTATTGGTGAAGATACGGGCGCTAATATTATGGCAACTGCGATGGTAAAAAAACTGCATCCTAACCGCATCATCAGTCGCGCAATTACGCCAATTCACGAAACGATACTAGAAGCCATGGATGTGGAAACCATTATTCATCCAGAGGATGAAAGTGCAGAACGATGGGCCAAAAAGCTATCGCTAAAAGGAATGGTAGATTCCTTCGAGCTAAGTATCAACTATAGCATCGCTGAAATTGCAATACCGGATAAACTTATTGGAAAAACTATTGAACAGGTGGCATTTAGGAATAATTATAACCTTGTTTGTGTGACGATTATTAAAAAAATCGCGGATAAAAATATTTTCGGAAAGATAAAGCGAATTAATCAGATCCAGGGCGTAGTAACCACGGATACAGTATTGGAAAGTGCAGACATCTTAGTGATTTACGGTGAGAATGAGGATATCAAGAAATTCATCAAAGAAAATTAA
- a CDS encoding META domain-containing protein, which translates to MKQLLSGLIVVFALLLLSNCTTQTKTPENVQREWMLVQFQDFSKDLMVSSRAHLNLTKQKESTNHFSANMGCNTLFGNVLFTPDNKVKFSEIASTEMYCDKSMDLETALAKELETITHYKVEGHYFTLSNSNGMRMKFIAADWD; encoded by the coding sequence ATGAAACAATTATTATCAGGTCTTATAGTCGTTTTTGCCCTTTTGTTGTTATCAAATTGCACCACTCAAACGAAAACGCCAGAGAATGTACAGAGAGAATGGATGTTAGTTCAATTCCAGGACTTCAGCAAAGATTTGATGGTAAGCAGCAGAGCGCATCTTAATTTAACCAAACAAAAAGAATCAACCAATCATTTTTCAGCCAATATGGGTTGTAACACTCTATTTGGTAATGTGTTATTTACTCCTGATAACAAGGTGAAATTTTCAGAAATTGCAAGTACCGAAATGTATTGTGATAAAAGCATGGATTTAGAAACCGCGTTAGCCAAAGAGCTGGAAACAATTACTCACTATAAAGTAGAGGGACATTATTTCACATTAAGCAATTCTAACGGCATGAGAATGAAATTTATCGCTGCTGACTGGGATTAA
- the hflX gene encoding GTPase HflX produces MLDKKEHQYEKAVLVGLVTQNQSEEKLVEYLDELEFLALTAGATVDKRFIQKLTQPDPKTFIGSGKAQEIRDYVKSNGIGTVIFDDELSPSQLKNLGKEIEEVKILDRTNLILDIFAQRAQTSYARTQVELAQYQYLLPRLSKMWSHLDKQKGGIGMRGPGETEIETDRRIIRDRIFLLKDKLKIIDKQMATQRQNRGKMVRVALVGYTNVGKSTLMNAISKSDVFAEDKLFATLDTTVRKVVIGNLPFLLTDTVGFIRKLPTQLVESFKSTLDEVREADLLIHVVDISHESFEDHINSVNQTLMEIDAHQKPMIMVFNKIDAFAYEKKEEDDLTPETRKNISLEEWKKTWMSKSQYPTVFISALKKENFPELKKMIYDEVLKIHTARFPYNDFLFEYHDEEDTEIKE; encoded by the coding sequence ATGTTAGACAAAAAAGAACATCAATACGAAAAAGCCGTTTTAGTCGGTTTAGTGACCCAAAATCAAAGTGAAGAAAAACTTGTCGAATATCTTGATGAGTTGGAGTTTCTGGCTTTGACAGCTGGAGCTACTGTCGATAAAAGATTTATCCAGAAATTAACACAGCCCGATCCCAAAACTTTTATTGGAAGTGGAAAAGCACAAGAAATAAGAGATTATGTAAAATCAAACGGAATCGGAACCGTTATTTTTGATGATGAACTTTCGCCTTCGCAGCTCAAGAATCTTGGAAAAGAAATAGAAGAGGTTAAAATCTTGGATAGAACCAATCTGATCCTTGATATTTTTGCCCAAAGAGCGCAAACTTCATACGCGAGAACGCAGGTGGAACTAGCTCAATATCAGTACTTACTCCCGCGATTGAGCAAAATGTGGTCTCACCTTGATAAACAAAAAGGGGGAATCGGAATGCGTGGTCCTGGTGAGACTGAAATTGAAACAGATAGAAGGATCATTCGCGACCGCATATTTCTATTAAAAGATAAATTGAAAATTATCGATAAGCAGATGGCGACCCAAAGACAGAACCGTGGAAAAATGGTTCGTGTAGCATTGGTTGGTTACACCAATGTCGGTAAATCTACTCTGATGAACGCGATCTCAAAATCTGATGTCTTTGCTGAAGATAAATTATTTGCAACTTTAGATACTACCGTCCGTAAAGTAGTTATCGGAAATTTACCTTTCTTGTTAACTGATACTGTTGGATTTATTAGAAAACTGCCAACACAGTTGGTAGAAAGTTTTAAATCTACTTTAGATGAGGTCCGAGAAGCAGATTTATTGATTCATGTTGTAGACATTTCACACGAAAGCTTTGAAGATCACATCAATTCGGTTAACCAAACTTTAATGGAAATAGATGCACATCAAAAGCCTATGATTATGGTTTTCAATAAAATTGATGCTTTTGCTTACGAGAAGAAAGAAGAAGATGATCTTACGCCTGAAACTAGAAAAAACATTTCTCTGGAGGAATGGAAAAAGACCTGGATGTCGAAATCACAGTATCCAACTGTATTTATCTCTGCATTAAAGAAAGAAAATTTTCCAGAGCTGAAGAAAATGATTTATGATGAGGTTTTGAAAATTCATACCGCTAGATTTCCTTACAATGATTTTCTGTTTGAATATCATGATGAGGAAGACACAGAAATAAAAGAATAA
- a CDS encoding glutaminase yields MDYQRIISKVYTSTLAKDNIGKVPDYIPELANIDEKKFGVNFTDLKFNSYGHGDFEEKFSIQSISKVFALSFVYERLGEKIWDRVDVEPSGNAFNSLIQLEADKGIPLNPFINAGALVICDILLEISSNPKEELLSYIRDLAEDDNIHFNEKVAVSEIKNSFRNTAMCNFMKSFGNITNQPEAVIDLYCHLCSIEMTCKQLSKSFLYLANEGIKPLSNEKILSSTKAKRINAILLTCGFYDESGEFSFLVGLPGKSGVGGGIVAIYPNHYCITVWSPKLNRKGNSYRGMKFLEEFTTKTGESIF; encoded by the coding sequence ATAGATTATCAAAGAATTATTTCAAAAGTATACACTTCCACTTTAGCCAAAGACAACATAGGTAAAGTTCCGGATTACATTCCGGAACTTGCGAATATTGACGAAAAGAAATTTGGAGTCAATTTCACCGATTTAAAATTTAACAGTTATGGCCATGGAGATTTTGAGGAAAAATTTTCGATCCAAAGTATTTCTAAAGTGTTTGCATTATCTTTTGTATACGAAAGACTTGGCGAGAAAATATGGGATCGCGTAGATGTAGAACCTTCTGGGAATGCATTCAATTCCTTAATACAGTTAGAGGCTGATAAAGGCATTCCTCTAAACCCATTCATCAATGCTGGTGCCTTGGTAATTTGCGATATTCTACTGGAAATTTCCTCAAATCCTAAAGAAGAATTGCTTTCTTATATTCGAGATCTCGCGGAAGACGATAATATTCATTTTAATGAAAAAGTTGCGGTTAGTGAAATAAAAAATAGTTTTAGAAATACTGCGATGTGTAATTTCATGAAGTCTTTTGGTAATATTACCAATCAACCAGAAGCGGTAATTGATCTGTACTGCCATCTCTGTTCCATTGAAATGACGTGTAAGCAACTTAGCAAAAGCTTTTTGTATTTAGCAAATGAAGGAATTAAACCGTTGAGTAATGAAAAGATCTTATCTTCAACAAAAGCTAAAAGAATAAATGCCATCTTGCTTACCTGTGGATTTTATGATGAATCCGGAGAGTTTTCTTTCCTGGTAGGCTTACCCGGGAAAAGTGGAGTTGGCGGTGGAATTGTCGCAATCTACCCCAATCATTACTGTATTACGGTCTGGAGTCCCAAACTAAATAGAAAAGGAAATTCCTATCGAGGCATGAAGTTTTTGGAAGAATTTACCACAAAA